The following are encoded in a window of Penicillium oxalicum strain HP7-1 chromosome II, whole genome shotgun sequence genomic DNA:
- a CDS encoding Secreted thaumatin-like protein cetA, which translates to MMFTKTFGIAAAFAAVASALPNGLANKVRRDDVATGGSVLITNNLNVDVYAWSVTDVSGPMLVLPANGGVYTEAWKLNPNGGGVSIKLSTDPNQQDVLQFEYTQAVDTIFWDLSCINMGSDSQFTKYGFAVQPTDATSSCPSAICAAGDTACSDAYLLPYDDWATHGCPINTGLSLTIGQ; encoded by the coding sequence ATGATGTTCACCAAGACTTTCGGCATTGCTGCCGCCTTCGCTGCCGTGGCCTCCGCGCTCCCTAACGGCCTGGCCAACAAGGTCCGCCGCGACGACGTCGCTACTGGCGGTTCCGTTCTGATTACCAACAACCTGAATGTCGACGTCTACGCCTGGTCCGTGACCGACGTCTCCGGTCCCATGTTGGTTCTCCCCGCCAACGGTGGTGTCTACACCGAGGCCTGGAAGCTCAACCCCAACGGAGGTGGTGTCTCCATCAAGCTGTCTACCGACCCCAACCAGCAGGATGTGCTGCAGTTCGAGTACACCCAGGCCGTCGACACCATCTTCTGGGATCTGTCGTGCATCAACATGGGCTCGGACTCCCAGTTCACCAAGTATGGCTTTGCGGTTCAGCCCACTGACGCAACCTCCTCTTGCCCCTCGGCCATCTGCGCTGCCGGCGACACCGCTTGCTCGGATGCTTACCTGCTCCCTTACGACGACTGGGCGACTCACGGCTGCCCCATCAACACTGGTCTTTCTCTGACCATCGGCCAGTAA
- a CDS encoding putative ABC transporter ATP-binding protein/permease, protein MEKDEIVAAIQTNGVDLNAISHDAAYNLSLRAVDPVDVQVTQLSLDINTTPPIWKSSPSQIRDRLRGRAPQSSFKRVLDGVSAKMPSGSLTAIIGSSGSGKTSLLNMMAGRMSLSRATVDGATTFNGNTDIESVRSAYVMQEDVLIPTLTVRETLRYAADLRLPPTTQEERHAIVEQVILELGLKECADTRIGTTAHKGCSGGEKRRTSIGVQLLANPSVLFCDEPTTGLDATSAFQIIRTLKALARNGRTVVVSIHAPRSEIWSLFDNMILLARGSALYSGPVSESLPHFEGCGHTLPPFVNPAEFLIDLAAIDNRTEDLEAASRVRVEKLRLAWRSRQESVEGGEGTGEKALSRLSRDGAGSGAMKKVSFRRQFQVLTSRTFKTTIRDPMGVAGSLLEAIGMAVINGWIFLQLDESLAGIRSRQGSLYTASSLNGYLILLYETYRLTIDIRLFDRERNEGVVGVPAFLLSRRVARFPLEDLPVPLLFSLIYYFMVGYRLEAAQFFIFLVLTLLTHYVAVTFATVSIGVARSFPGASLVGNLCFTLQSFACGYFVQSQQIPVYVRWLKWCAYTFYIFGAQCANEFIGVGNSQLGHFYACPYSNDPRDPACREYTGQFIMDSLGLPSNWIWRPIVVLIAFVLGQYLVAGLLLQYNRFGINIAQARTAEGDLSSRKAKISIRPAEEARRVAISLDNGKTSLLNSIARRLQGSASTQYRVTGQMLYNGAIPSEAVIRSVTSFVTQDDDALMPSLTVRESLRFAAGLRLPTWMTREEKNRRAEEILYKMGLKECADNLIGSELIKGISGGEKRRVTIAIQILTDPKVLLLDEPTSGLDAFTAMSIIEVLQGLAAEGRTLIMTIHQSRSDLFGHFSQVLLLARGGFPVYAGGGPERLPHFASLGHDCPKTTNPADFVLDLITVDLQQEDREAITRDRVRKLISSWGERPPQLGRTASRIATPAELGSLRRQMLPFRVTFPLVLHRSFLNFWRQPPLVMARSMQIVGISIIMALFFAPLKHDYAAVQSRMGFIQEFAALYFVGMLQNIAIYPNERDVFYREEADSCYSAETFLLAYTTIEIPFEIISSLVFGVLAAFADNLKQTVQIFLISAFNCFCIINCGESVGIMFCTLFSHVGFAVNVTSILLSICTILGGVMSLDVNDVLQALNHLSPIKYSIANLAPFSMHGQVFDCTPSQQLADGSCPISTGEQVLDLYNLNKDGPMNVMALGVCTIIYRLVAYLFLKAMRSHRTMERWREWRESRKSSSTS, encoded by the exons ATGGAGAAGGACGAGATCGTTGCTGCGATCCAGACAAATGGCGTGGACCTGAACGCCATCAGCCATGATGCAGCTTACAATCTCTCACTGCGTGCAGTGGATCCGGTAGATGTACAAGTGACGCAACTGTCACTCGACATCAACACAACTCCTCCAATATGGaaatcatcaccatcccAGATCCGCGATCGCCTGCGCGGCCGAGCGCCGCAGTCCTCTTTCAAGAGAGTACTGGACGGAGTCAGCGCGAAGATGCCGAGTGGGAGCTTGACAGCTATCATCGGAAGCAGTGGGTCGGGCAAAACGTCTCTTCTGAATATGATGGCGGGTCGAATGTCTCTTTCCCGAGCAACGGTCGACGGCGCTACCACCTTTAATGGAAATACCGACATTGAGAGTGTCCGTAGCGCCTATGTGATGCAAGAAGATGTGCTGATCCCGACCTTGACCGTGCGTGAGACTCTACGCTACGCAGCGGATCTTCGCCTACCCCCGACCACCCAGGAAGAACGACATGCGATTGTGGAACAGGTCATTCTCGAATTGGGCTTGAAAGAGTGTGCCGATACCCGGATCGGAACCACCGCGCACAAAGGCTGTAGTGGTGGGGAGAAGCGGCGCACGAGTATCGGCGTGCAGCTGCTCGCCAATCCCTCGGTGTTATTCTGCGACGAGCCAACGACAGGGCTTGATGCTACCAGCGCCTTTCAAATTATTCGAACACTAAAAGCATTGGCTCGAAACGGAAGGACTGTCGTTGTGTCTATCCATGCGCCACGCTCGGAAATTTGGAGTCTCTTCGACAATATGATCCTGCTGGCACGCGGGTCCGCTTTATACAGTGGCCCCGTGAGTGAATCACTGCCACATTTTGAAGGATGCGGTCATACTCTACCCCCCTTTGTCAACCCAGCTGAGTTTTTGATTGATCTGGCTGCAATCGATAACCGGACAGAGGATCTGGAAGCAGCATCTCGAGTGCGAGTCGAAAAACTCCGCCTTGCGTGGCGATCACGACAAGAATCAGTAGAGGGCGGGGAGGGTACGGGTGAGAAGGCACTCTCGAGGCTCTCAAGAGACGGTGCTGGCTCCGGGGCCATGAAAAAGGTCTCTTTCCGTCGCCAATTTCAAGTCCTCACCTCCCGCACCTTCAAAACAACGATCCGGGACCCCATGGGCGTTGCAGGCAGTCTGCTCGAGGCGATCGGCATGGCTGTGATCAACGGCTGGATCTTCCTGCAGCTCGACGAGAGCCTAGCGGGAATTCGATCCCGACAAGGTAGTTTGTATACTGCCAGTAGTCTGAATGGATATTTAATCTTGCTTTACGAGACATACCGCTTGACAATTGATATCCGTCTGTTTGACCGGGAACGCAATGAGGGTGTAGTCGGTGTCCCGGCGTTTCTTTTGAGTCGGCGCGTCGCTCGATTCCCGCTCGAGGATCTGCCAGTCCCGCTGCTCTTCTCGCTCATCTACTACTTCATGGTGGGGTATCGACTCGAAGCGGCGCAgtttttcatcttcctcgtgcTCACCCTCCTCACCCATTACGTTGCAGTGACATTCGCAACCGTATCGATCGGCGTGGCCCGCAGCTTTCCCGGCGCAAGTCTGGTGGGCAACCTGTGTTTCACCCTGCAATCTTTCGCCTGTGGATACTTTGTACAGTCCCAGCAAATTCCGGTCTATGTGCGATGGCTGAAGTGGTGCGCTTACACCTTTTACATCTTTGGGGCTCAATGTGCCAACGAGTTCATCGGCGTCGGCAACTCACAACTGGGCCATTTTTACGCCTGCCCGTACTCGAATGATCCACGCGATCCAGCTTGTCGAGAATATACCGGCCAGTTCATCATGGACAGTCTGGGCCTGCCCTCGAATTGGATTTGGCGACCCATTGTGGTCCTGATTGCATTTGTCTTGGGTCAGTATCTGGTTGCAGGTCTCTTGTTACAATACAACCGCTTTGGAATCAACATTGCCCAAGCTCGAACCGCAGAAGGTGACTTGTCCTCGAGGAAAGCCAAGATCTCAATCCGTCCTGCCGAAGAGGCCCGGCGAGTTGCCATTTCGTTGGACAA TGGTAAGACGTCGCTTCTCAACTCAATTGCTCGACGGCTGCAAGGCTCGGCGAGCACGCAATACCGGGTGACGGGGCAGATGCTCTACAATGGAGCTATCCCATCAGAAGCGGTGATTCGTTCGGTGACCTCCTTTGTGACTCAAGACGATGATGCGTTGATGCCTTCGCTCACTGTTCGGGAGAGTCTGCGATTTGCTGCAGGGCTGCGGCTGCCGACTTGGATGACTCGCGAAGAGAAGAACCGTCGCGCCGAGGAAATTCTATACAAGATGGGCCTGAAAGAATGTGCCGACAATCTCATTGGCAGCGAACTGATCAAAGGGATAAGCGGCGGCGAGAAACGTCGAGTGACGATCGCCATTCAGATTCTCACGGATCCCAAGGTCCTCTTGTTGGACGAACCCACTTCGGGACTGGATGCTTTCACGGCTATGTCGATCATCGAGGTTCTGCAGGGACTGGCGGCTGAAGGTCGCAcgttgatcatgaccattcACCAGTCGCGCTCCGATCTTTTTGGTCATTTCTCGCAGGTCTTACTCCTCGCTCGGGGCGGTTTCCCGGTCTATGCGGGCGGCGGACCAGAAAGGCTTCCCCATTTTGCGAGCCTAGGTCACGACTGCCCCAAGACGACCAATCCGGCCGACTTTGTGCTCGATCTCATCACCGTAGATCTGCAGCAAGAGGACCGAGAAGCGATCACTCGCGATCGCGTGCGCAAACTCATTTCCTCATGGGGCGAACGACCGCCACAACTCGGACGCACAGCCTCTCGAATTGCGACGCCTGCGGAGCTAGGTAGTCTGCGACGGCAGATGCTGCCCTTTCGAGTGACATTTCCTCTCGTTCTGCACCGGTCTTTCTTGAACTTTTGGCGTCAACCGCCATTGGTGATGGCGCGGTCCATGCAGATTGTGGGCATCTCGATCATCATGGCACTGTTTTTTGCGCCTCTAAAACATGACTATGCAGCCGTCCAGTCTCGAATGGGATTTATCCAGGAATTTGCGGCCCTGTACTTTGTTG GTATGCTTCAAAACATCGCCATCTACCCCAATGAGCGGGATGTCTTCTATCGCGAGGAAGCCGATAGTTGCTACTCTGCCGAAACGTTTCTCCTCGCCTACACGACCATCGAGATTCCCTTTGAGATCATTTCGTCCCTTGTGTTCGGTGTCCTCGCCGCGTTTGCGGACAATCTCAAGCAGACCGTACAGATATTCCTCATCAGTGCCTTTAATTGCTTTTGCATCATCAACTGTGGCGAGTCCGTGGGAATCATGTTCTGTACGCTGTTCTCGCACGTAGGGTTTGCGGTCAACGTGACCTCGATCCTTCTCTCGATCTGCACCATCCTCGGCGGCGTGATGAGTCTAGATGTCAATGACGTTTTGCAGGCTCTGAATCATCTGTCGCCCATCAAGTACTCCATCGCGAATTTGGCTCCTTTCTCGATGCATGGACAAGTCTTTGACTGTACTCCGTCTCAGCAACTGGCCGACGGCAGTTGCCCCATCTCTACGGGGGAACAGGTGCTGGACTTGTACAATCTGAACAAAGATGGGCCCATGAACGTCATGGCACTGGGGGTATGCACTATTATCTATCGACTGGTGGCCTATCTGTTTCTCAAGGCGATGCGGTCGCATCGAACGATGGAGCGATGGCGCGAGTGGCGCGAGTCGAGAAAGTCCTCTTCCACTTCCTGA
- a CDS encoding putative amino-acid permease produces the protein MEVPAKAEIHKEHSQKAKNLEEQSQPFAVPMASIQDDDERLLARIGYKQELRREFSKWSTVSYAISILGVLGSVPATLGQPLAVGGPGTAVWCWLIGSCMALLIGSSVAELVSAYPTAGGMYYVTKHVVPSDQMPVFAWSQGFCNLLGQTAGVSSVAYTIAQMLLACISMNTDLHDGQYAYSPSALQTVLVSIGVLLVLGIICSLTTKSLHRIVIWFAPINIVATICICFFLLYLTPNKQPASWVFFHFTDDSGWGSKVFSFFLGFLAVAWTMTDYDGTTHMSEETHDAAVRGPIAIQTAVVVSGVFGWLLTVCMCFCLTDYDGIMNSPTGLPAAQIFFNAGGRTGGTAMWACAILVQLFTGCSAMLADTRMAFAFARDNALPFSPFLSSINSYTQTPVNAVWFVVLFSVSLNLIAIGSTETALAIFSVTAPCLDLSYASVILAHQLHKKKVKFIEGPFTLGRWGTVVNYIAIIWVLFISTILLFPSQVPITLTNMNYASCVIVGLAMIGWIWWILVAKRKYTGPQTNDIMSEIPQEDPAEESGGRPDSGLV, from the exons ATGGAGGTACCGGCTAAGGCTGAAATCCATAAAGAGCACAGCCAGAAGGCCAAAAACCTTGAGGAACAGAGTCAGCCTTTTGCCGTGCCCATGGCTTCAATTCAGGATGATGACGAGCGTCTTCTGGCCCGCATTGGCTATAAGCAA GAGCTTCGGCGAGAGTTTTCGAAATGGTCCACAGTCTCCTATGCCATTAGCATCTTGGGCGTGCTTGGTTCGGTGCCTGCGACTCTAGGGCAGCCTCTTGCCGTTGGTGGTCCCGGCACAGCTGTCTGGTGCTGGCTGATCGGCTCGTGCATGGCTTTACTGATCGGAAGCTCCGTTGCCGAATTGGTTTCTGCATATCCCACAGCCGGTG GTATGTACTACGTGACGAAACATGTGGTTCCATCTGATCAAATGCCGGTTTTTGCGTGGTCGCAGGGATTCTGTAACCTGTTAGGGCAAACCGCGGGAGTTTCCTCTGTCGCCTATACAATTGCGCAGATGTTGCTTGCTTGTATCAGTATGAACACTGATCTTCATGACGGTCAATATGCATATTCACC GTCGGCTCTCCAGACAGTCTTGGTATCTATAGGAGTTCTTTTGGTGCTGGGCATCATTTGCTCCTTGACCACCAAGTCGTTGCATCGCATTGTTATATGGTTTGCACCCATCAATA TTGTGGCGACGATTTGTATCtgctttttccttttgtACCTCACCCCAAACAAGCAGCCCGCGTCCTGGGTCTTTTTCCACTTCACAGATGATTCGGGGTGGGGATCCAAGGTGTTTTCGTTCTTTCTTGGCTTCCTGGCGGTAGCGTGGACCATGACCGACTACGACGGCACTACCCA CATGTCAGAGGAGACACATGATGCCGCAGTGCGTGGACCCATCGCCATACAGACAGCAGTCGTTGTTTCTGGTGTGTTTGGGTGGCTTTTAACCGTCTGCATGTGTTTCTGCTTGACAGATTACGATGGGATTATGAACTCTCCCACCGGTCTACCGGCAGCTCAAATTTTTTTCAATGCTGGGGGAAGAACAGGTGGTACTGCCATGTGGGCCTGCGCCATTCTCGTACAGCTGTTCACTGGCTGTTCGGCCATGCTCGCGGATACTCGGATGGCATTCGCCTTTGCTCGAGACAATGCGCTTCCATTTTCGCCCTTCTTGTCCAGCATCAACTCTTATACCCAGACACCAGTCAATGCAGTCTGGTTTGTGGTCCTTTTCAGTGTCTCGTTGAATCTGATCGCTATCGGGTCTACTGAAACAGCTCTGGCCATTTTCAGTGTCACTGCTCCCTGTCTTGACCTATCCTACGCGTCTGTGATTCTGGCCCATCAGCTtcacaaaaagaaagtgaagtTCATCGAAGGGCCTTTCACACTCGGGCGATGGGGCACCGTCGTCAACTACATTGCTATCATTTGGGTGCTATTTATCAGTACCATCCTACTCTTTCCTTCGCAGGTACCGATTACGCTTACAAATAT GAATTACGCTTCGTGCGTGATCGTTGGACTTGCGATGATCGGATGGATCTGGTGGATACTCGTTGCCAAAAG AAAATACACGGGCCCTCAAACCAACGATATCATGAGTGAAATACCACAAGAAGACCCTGCAGAAGAGTCTGGAGGCCGACCCGACAGCGGATTAGTTTAA